A portion of the Parasteatoda tepidariorum isolate YZ-2023 chromosome 5, CAS_Ptep_4.0, whole genome shotgun sequence genome contains these proteins:
- the LOC107446319 gene encoding uncharacterized protein isoform X1 — translation MVLLSFFSLVLRKIYYCYRYSVDTLLYIATVVTTASLMVLNAALSFLILLEEFVVFCLILPWIPTKKLGDIVNFIRKWGFPTRIHFLVYISLGALFVIFYFISLELHYLQINENLRVSFDEFRNSLLTVVKLFIVIHRFFDHLCTESSLRNTCKVLRKRLKDEKGEDFDTMEALEAIDDDLELENLRYELKKTKLELDCLRTSYSKLQQQIEGEA, via the exons ATGGTGCTTCTcagctttttttcattggtatTGAGAAAGATTTATTACTGTTATCGCTATAGCGTAGACACATTGCTTTATATAGCCACTGTAG ttacaaCTGCGAGCCTTATGGTATTGAATGCTGctctaagttttttaatattattggaaGAATTCGTCGTGTTTTGCTTGATTTTACCTTGGATTCCAAcaaagaa GTTGGGTGATATTGTAAACTTCATCCGGAAGTGGGGATTTCCTACAAGAATACATTTCCTCGTATACATTTCTCTTGGCGCCCTTTTCGTAATCTTCTATTTCATTA gtCTAGAACTGCATTACCTTCAGATTAACGAGAATCTGCGAGTCAGTTTTGACGAATTTAGAAACTCTCTACTGACTGTCGTCAAACTCTTTAT CGTTATTCATAGGTTTTTCGACCATTTGTGTACTGAATCCTCACTAAGAAACACCTGCAAAGTGTTACGGAAACGACTTAAAGACGAAAAA gGCGAAGATTTCGATACTATGGAAGCACTTGAAGCCATAGATGATGACTTGGAATTGGAAAATCTGCGGTATGAGCTGAAAAAGACGAAACtgg